The genomic region GGTTCGTCAAAATCGCAGCGTATTGCGCCGTCACATTTTGATATTCAGCTGATTCAAAGATTGCAACATTTTGGATTTGATTCAAATCGCAGTTTTTTTGTGCTAAGCCAAGCGCGCGTTCGTTAACATCGACCATGTCGATTTGACGCTCAGGTGCTAACTTAGCAAGTGTCATCCCGATTGGGCCGTAACCACAACCCATGTCTAAGATGGGACCTGCTGGCGTCTCGCTTAAATCAACGGCATCTAACAATGCCCGTGAACCGTAATCCACAGTATTTTTGGAAAACACACCATTGTCAGTCGTGAACTTGAAATTAAAGCCCCGTAGTTCAAACGTCCAATTTTTCTCAGCGTGTTCAACTTCCGGATTTTTTGAATAATAATAATCTGTCATTTAAGAACCTCATTTGTCTTGATTGTTAGTTAAGTTGCCGATTTGAACAAAACGCATAAAATGACCTGCGAGTCCTTTTCGTTGTGGTGTCTCCGTCACTTTTTGGTTCACCACTAATAGAATTTGGAGCATCGTAAAGATAATTGAGGTCCGCTTTTGATAAGCAATGTATTTAGGAATCCACTTCGTCGTATATTTCTTCTTATACGTCCGTAAGCCTTGGAAGCCGTAGAAGTGATAGCCATATTCATAAATCAAATGCGCGATTTTTTCTTCAATAAAACTGAATTCTGACGTCCCCACATTGGCCAGTGGCGCCATCCCTAAATTGAAGTACTCATAACCTTCTGCTTTGTTGTGTTCAAAAAGACTAATGAAAACTTCATCCATTATACCAGATGGCGCGTCTTTTCTGTGGCGCATGAGGTCAATACTTGAAACTTCTTTCGTCCCAGTTGGCATATCATTGGCAAAAGCCACAATCCGATGCTCTGGATCATAAATCACAGCGATGGCTGCCTGTTGTAAATAATTAGGATCGAAGAAGCCCAGTGAAAAGCCTTTTTCAACCCGCCCATCAAGCCAATCATCCGAAACGGCCTTCAATTCAGCCATTAAGTCATCTGAAAATGGTGGCGTCAATAATTCAAACTGATAACCTTCACGTTCAAATTTATTCATCAAGGCCCGCTCAGCACGGCGCTTCTTACCAACTAACGTAAAGTCAGCCAGCTTCACGTACCCTTCTTCACCAAACTTGATGAAATCAAACCCAATTTCATGTAATTGCATTGTTAACTCAGCGGAGATTTCATAGAACGCCAAATGACAATCAATCAAATCGGCTTCGCGCATCAATGCTTCAATCGCATCGATGAACTTGTCTGGATTTCCGACTGGTTCGCCCATCACAATCAAGCGATCCGCTTTTTTTCGGAATAACAAGAAGACTTGATCTTCGCCATCTTCTTGATAGAAGTAAACTGATTTGTCTTTTAGATAAGCCAAATGACTAACTTCATTGCCGCCGTATTCCGAAATCACCTTGCTAATGCGCGCTTCATCAAACGGTGTTGCGATCTTATGCCCACCACGACTTAGATAGCGGAAAACGATGAACAACGTTGCCGCTGCCACTAACAAGCCAACAAACCCGACAAGCCAAATTCGTTCCGACGGGAATAATAACGCCGTTGGTACTGGTTTACGGTGATGCAAGTGTGGTGAGTTCGCGATTCCGACAAAACTATATAGCAAGAAGACGCCGACAAAAATGGCACCATCGACGATTCGATCATTCCATGAGAATTCAATCTTTTCACGATAAAGTTCCCGTTTCAATAAAAGGCTAGCTAATAAGACAAGGATCAAGAAAACAGCCAACTTAATCGAGAAGTCACGCCATAGGGTATTGGCAATCGCAATCACCAATAAAATCATCAATGGCCAATAAACCCGTTTTACCCGGTTAGCAACCCCGCGTGCTAACCCTAGCATGACAAAGGCCACGATAATATTCGTCACCCGGTCTAGGAAAAAGAACGTGTAAGGATAAAGTTGACCGATCACGGTATTGGTAATCGCAAAGTTTGGCACAGTCGCTACTAATAGTAAAATAATCCCCGAAATATAGAGGAAAAAGACGATAAAGTGGTGCGCGATTTTTTGCATAATCTGCCGTGGTAGGCCTTGAAGGTAGTGATTTAAGCGACTACCCGCATCGTGGGTAAATAAGCCAACCCCCACCAAGAATGGCATGATATAGTAGAACACCCGGTAGAATGATAACCAAACAACGGCATCAGCATTGCCAACACCAATCGCACTCAACCCAAAAATCATGAATAAATCAAACGTCCCTAAACCACCAGGCACCATCGAAATGACCCCAATGATGTTGGCAATCATGAATAATGGTAGAACTTGTAATAAGTCACCTTTGATTTCTAAGAAATAACCGATCAGCAAGAAGAAGCTGCCAGCAAAACCCCATTCAAAGAATGAGCCTGCCGTTAAGCGCAAAATCCGTTTAACGGATAAATCGCTAAAGAATGCCGCGTTCTTCAGACGAGTACTCCCGAGTAATACTGGGAAATAACAAGCCCCGCCGACTAACCATAACCAATAGTTGGCATAAATTTGACCAATGCCAAAGCCAAAGATTAAGACGATACTAATTAAACACCAAATCGAAAGACCAGCTAATAAAAAGAGCGCAATCTTTGAAATTGCAATTAAGATTTCTTTTTGTGAGGCTTTTTTACCATAGAAGTTAGCCCGTAAACTAGCACCTAAAAAGCCCCCAAAGCCGGCGATATTCGTAAATGTATTAACAATCCACCCCGATTTGACCTTATACCAAAACGAATACTCTTCTGGTAACAACTCCGCAATGACAAAGTCGTAATTGAGCATTGGTAATATCGCTAAAAAACCAATTACGAGCATCGCTAGTAACGTTACCGGACTCTGCGTGGTCAAACTTGCGCGTAATTGTTCTCCGTTGAGATCTCGAAAAATACGACCGACTTCAAAGATCACAAATACTAAGACTGATAAGATGAAGAGGCCTTTTAATAGTGTTAAATGGCGCTGGATTCCTTGATAAATGCGTCTACCCAAATTTTTCATTTTAGTCTCCTCTTGATAATGAGATACCTTAATTATAAGCTATCCAACAGAAAAACTCAGCAAAATGACAATTATGTTAGTTACATCTAACGCACATTAATTCGTAAAGCACTCATAATGACTAACGTCTGGGCAGAGCTGACGGTTGCGCCACGCAATAAATCGAGTGAGAAAACTGCCTTTTCAAAAGTATTCTGACTCAAATCAAACTGTTTTAAATTAGTCCCCGTCAAATCAATCCCGTTCAAATCATTACCGCTCATCGTCAACCACTGCCAGTCGACATATTCAAACGCCACTTCTTGTAGCGAGCATTCTTCAAAATCCACATGTCGGATTCGTGTTTGGTTGAACCCCGCATAATCCAGTTTGCAAGCAACAAAGCGGACATCCCGCAAACCAGCTTCGGCAAAATCAGCCCCGACTAACTGGCAGCCTTCAAAAGCCACTCGCTGAAAAGTATTGCCGATAAACGAACAGTTTAATAACGCGCAATGCTCAAAAAAAACGTCTTGAAAATCACAATTATCAAACGTCACCTGTTCAAATTGCACATTTTTAAAGTGGCTGCCCTTGAAATAGGCCATATTAATTGTGACTTCTTTTAACGGCATCTCAGTAATTAACTGATTTTCATAGGCTTCATCCGTTTCAAAATATGCTTCCTGGTAGGGACTTAAAGTTGCCATTAAAATCGGTGCTTGTGCTTTTTTTACTGTCATCATCATTTCTCCTCTAATTAAAAAAGATCGGCAGTCAAACTTGGTTGCCAATCTTTTTTAATTACTATTTTGTATAACGATTGCCCGGGTAATAATCGGCAACCTTCAT from Latilactobacillus sakei subsp. sakei DSM 20017 = JCM 1157 harbors:
- a CDS encoding class I SAM-dependent methyltransferase is translated as MTDYYYSKNPEVEHAEKNWTFELRGFNFKFTTDNGVFSKNTVDYGSRALLDAVDLSETPAGPILDMGCGYGPIGMTLAKLAPERQIDMVDVNERALGLAQKNCDLNQIQNVAIFESAEYQNVTAQYAAILTNPPIRAGKAVVQNILKGAYDHLLPDGELDVVIQKKQGAPSAKQLMADTFGNVQIIHKDKGYYILQSIKLK
- the mprF gene encoding bifunctional lysylphosphatidylglycerol flippase/synthetase MprF, which gives rise to MKNLGRRIYQGIQRHLTLLKGLFILSVLVFVIFEVGRIFRDLNGEQLRASLTTQSPVTLLAMLVIGFLAILPMLNYDFVIAELLPEEYSFWYKVKSGWIVNTFTNIAGFGGFLGASLRANFYGKKASQKEILIAISKIALFLLAGLSIWCLISIVLIFGFGIGQIYANYWLWLVGGACYFPVLLGSTRLKNAAFFSDLSVKRILRLTAGSFFEWGFAGSFFLLIGYFLEIKGDLLQVLPLFMIANIIGVISMVPGGLGTFDLFMIFGLSAIGVGNADAVVWLSFYRVFYYIMPFLVGVGLFTHDAGSRLNHYLQGLPRQIMQKIAHHFIVFFLYISGIILLLVATVPNFAITNTVIGQLYPYTFFFLDRVTNIIVAFVMLGLARGVANRVKRVYWPLMILLVIAIANTLWRDFSIKLAVFLILVLLASLLLKRELYREKIEFSWNDRIVDGAIFVGVFLLYSFVGIANSPHLHHRKPVPTALLFPSERIWLVGFVGLLVAAATLFIVFRYLSRGGHKIATPFDEARISKVISEYGGNEVSHLAYLKDKSVYFYQEDGEDQVFLLFRKKADRLIVMGEPVGNPDKFIDAIEALMREADLIDCHLAFYEISAELTMQLHEIGFDFIKFGEEGYVKLADFTLVGKKRRAERALMNKFEREGYQFELLTPPFSDDLMAELKAVSDDWLDGRVEKGFSLGFFDPNYLQQAAIAVIYDPEHRIVAFANDMPTGTKEVSSIDLMRHRKDAPSGIMDEVFISLFEHNKAEGYEYFNLGMAPLANVGTSEFSFIEEKIAHLIYEYGYHFYGFQGLRTYKKKYTTKWIPKYIAYQKRTSIIFTMLQILLVVNQKVTETPQRKGLAGHFMRFVQIGNLTNNQDK
- a CDS encoding pentapeptide repeat-containing protein — protein: MTVKKAQAPILMATLSPYQEAYFETDEAYENQLITEMPLKEVTINMAYFKGSHFKNVQFEQVTFDNCDFQDVFFEHCALLNCSFIGNTFQRVAFEGCQLVGADFAEAGLRDVRFVACKLDYAGFNQTRIRHVDFEECSLQEVAFEYVDWQWLTMSGNDLNGIDLTGTNLKQFDLSQNTFEKAVFSLDLLRGATVSSAQTLVIMSALRINVR